The Mesoaciditoga lauensis cd-1655R = DSM 25116 DNA window GACGAGCGTTGCGGTTTTGGCGCTCTTAAAAGCGTACAAAGCCCTGTTCATTATTATTATTGAAGATTGAAATGGAAATCCCATGATGTAGATCAAAAGTACTTCAGAGGTTAAGAAAGCACTTTGGGTATTGAAAGCTCCGTGCGCATATATAACATCGATTATTTGACGCGAAAAAAGCGCTATAAAAAAAGTTGATGGGATCATGATGAAAAAAAGTTTTGAAAAGGCATCGTGAATAGAAGCTTTTAGTTCTTGTACATTTCTCTTTTCGGACATTTCTGGCAGATACACACTTGCCAACGATACTATGAGTATTCCCATAGGAAGCTGATAAATTCTGTTTGCGTACTGAAGAATTGATATACTTCCCGATGCCAATCTTGAAGCTATGTTCGTATCAACAAAGAAATTCGTTTGGCTCAACGCTACCGACAGAGATGTAAAAAAGAAGGCCCTCAAAAATTCGTTTCTTTCCGATTTATCTTCTAACGGAACGGGTTTAAATCCTATTTTTTTCAAAAATGGCATTTCAAATAGAAATTGAAATGCCCCCCCAACTGAAAATCCTATCGCAACGGAAAGGATGTGGGGATGGAAAAGAGGAGAAAGCAATATTCCTCCTATGATAAACAAATTGTTGAACATGGGTGAAAGGGATGGAACGAAGAAAGACTTATGAGAGTTTAAAATGCCAGCGCCCCACGCCCACAAACTTATGAAAAGCAAAAAGAAAGCGGTAAACCTTTCCATCTTAACGGCATAGGCAAAAGCTTTTGCATTTTGCCTTAGGCCGGTGGCAAAAAGATAAACGATATTTGGAGCAAAGATGGCCAACAAAAGCGAAACAACGCCAGCTGTGAATAGCAAGAATAAAAAAACCCCTGTTGCGAAGGCATTCTTATCTTTACTACGCTTGTAAATGGGAACAAAAGCGGAAGAAAGCCCTCCTTCTGCGAATATTGACCTTAGAAGGAATGGAATGGAAATTGCCACTATGTAAGCATCGTACTGAAAGCTTGTTCCAAAAACGTAAGCAAACAAAACATCCCGTACCAATCCACTTCCCCTACTCAGTAAGGTACCGGTTGCCGCACGGGATGCTTGAAAGAGTATGCCTTTTTTCTCAGACAGTTAAACCTTCTCCTTCAAAGAGTTGTACGCTTTTATCCCTTCTCCAAGGATTCTGCATGCGTCTCTGAGTTCTTCTTCTTTTAAAACGTAGGCTATCCTTATTTCATTTTTTCCAAGGGAAGGTGTTACGTAAAATC harbors:
- the murJ gene encoding murein biosynthesis integral membrane protein MurJ; this encodes MSEKKGILFQASRAATGTLLSRGSGLVRDVLFAYVFGTSFQYDAYIVAISIPFLLRSIFAEGGLSSAFVPIYKRSKDKNAFATGVFLFLLFTAGVVSLLLAIFAPNIVYLFATGLRQNAKAFAYAVKMERFTAFFLLFISLWAWGAGILNSHKSFFVPSLSPMFNNLFIIGGILLSPLFHPHILSVAIGFSVGGAFQFLFEMPFLKKIGFKPVPLEDKSERNEFLRAFFFTSLSVALSQTNFFVDTNIASRLASGSISILQYANRIYQLPMGILIVSLASVYLPEMSEKRNVQELKASIHDAFSKLFFIMIPSTFFIALFSRQIIDVIYAHGAFNTQSAFLTSEVLLIYIMGFPFQSSIIIMNRALYAFKSAKTATLVTLFGVLTNVVGDLTLGLRYSVNGMAFATTLSAMVSFTILYLIERKKYSIRISEVKGEFFKILFASLLSTIPLYLSSLIKNPWFSLILGFFSFSISFMVLSHLFKSENASRMWNIFNIKRKKS